The Novipirellula caenicola genome window below encodes:
- a CDS encoding nucleotide exchange factor GrpE — translation MNHSNLPLRERLAASEDQLARTTAEFHDYRHRSRNELNEEKKYSGIHLMHDLLPVLDNLDRAILSGQHSGDFDALMESVELVRDQFYDALSKHGLREVSGSWSPFDPKQHRVIGQKDSDKHPDGSVLEVVEQGYRLHDRVIRPSKVIVSRSDSPTQGENPVNDYIIVETDDGYTIAGVPNGSTAESAAMDAGGVLIDDVRYKTFDEAQDVLMALPSPYPERAND, via the coding sequence ATGAACCACTCGAACCTTCCACTTCGCGAGAGATTAGCGGCGAGTGAGGACCAACTCGCTCGCACCACCGCCGAGTTTCACGACTATCGTCATCGCAGCCGAAATGAACTCAATGAGGAGAAGAAGTATTCGGGCATCCATTTGATGCACGACTTGCTTCCAGTGCTCGACAATCTCGATCGGGCCATTCTATCGGGGCAACACTCCGGCGATTTTGACGCGCTGATGGAGTCGGTCGAATTGGTTCGCGATCAGTTCTATGACGCACTCTCTAAACATGGACTACGCGAAGTCTCGGGGTCATGGAGCCCCTTCGATCCAAAACAACATCGCGTGATCGGGCAAAAGGATTCGGATAAACATCCCGACGGATCGGTGTTGGAAGTGGTCGAGCAGGGCTACCGATTGCACGATCGTGTGATTCGACCATCCAAGGTTATTGTTTCTCGAAGTGATTCACCAACACAGGGAGAGAATCCAGTGAACGACTATATTATTGTCGAAACCGACGACGGTTACACCATCGCAGGCGTCCCCAATGGATCGACCGCTGAATCTGCAGCCATGGATGCGGGAGGCGTGCTGATCGACGACGTCCGATACAAGACGTTCGACGAGGCCCAAGACGTGTTAATGGCGTTACCCAGCCCGTATCCCGAACGGGCGAACGATTGA
- a CDS encoding amylo-alpha-1,6-glucosidase: MSNTPPAKVQTNTTDWDVQAKNNRAPADSQVLKQGDTFAIFDRLGEIGGRGESEQGVYHLGTRFLSNWELLINDKRPLLLNSTMKEDNSSFVVQMTTPELAQTDHVLPQGTLHVFRSMLLDGGTFYEHLCLKNYSRSPIELKIEYRFAADFRDIFEVRGEHRSRRGELLDAEVSPSAVKLAYCGLDEQKREVHIAFDGDVEAIEPRRCVLHIQLGPGDETTLHATAECRTEKSGYVKKPEIPARNHAEAVTGWTNRLRETEAERVEIFTSNEEFNGWLNRSNADLDMLVSDTIYGRYPYAGVPWFATPFGRDGIITALETLWVRPKLARGVLSFLAATQATDVDPSIESEPGKIVHEMRDGEMAALGEVPFKRYYGTVDATPLFVILAGQYYRRTGDREFIDFIWNNIRRAVNWIDEYGDVDGDGFVEYQSHNERGLTHQCWKDSNDSIFHSDGRDAKGAIAVSEVQGYVYEAKLLAAELADVLGDPGWAKELREQAERLKQEFNARFWVPSIGTFAIALDGDKQPCKVRNSNAGHLLFSGIVDPNHAASVAATLIDERAFNGWGIRTISAGEVRYNPMSYHNGSIWPHDTAMCAAGLARYGFRDECARVIAGLFDASLFNDLHRLPELFCGFDRLPGHAPTLYPVACSPQAWATGAAFLLLQSILGLTFSPTKPQVQFENPRLPDFLNWVRIQNLRVGDGVIDLAFHRHPRDVGMNVERKEGDVQIVVIG, translated from the coding sequence ATGAGCAATACGCCCCCAGCGAAAGTCCAAACCAACACGACCGATTGGGATGTTCAGGCCAAAAACAACCGCGCGCCTGCCGACAGCCAAGTCCTAAAACAGGGTGATACGTTCGCCATCTTTGACCGACTTGGTGAAATCGGTGGGAGGGGCGAGTCCGAACAAGGCGTGTATCATCTCGGCACCCGGTTTCTATCGAATTGGGAATTGCTGATCAACGACAAGCGCCCTTTGCTGTTGAATTCGACGATGAAAGAAGACAACAGCTCGTTTGTGGTGCAGATGACCACGCCGGAACTGGCGCAAACCGATCACGTGCTTCCCCAAGGTACACTGCACGTCTTCCGCAGCATGCTGCTTGACGGGGGGACGTTCTACGAACACTTATGCCTGAAGAATTACTCACGCAGCCCCATCGAATTGAAAATTGAGTATCGATTCGCTGCGGATTTTCGTGACATATTCGAAGTGAGGGGCGAACACCGATCGCGACGGGGTGAATTGCTTGACGCCGAGGTCAGCCCATCGGCGGTCAAATTGGCTTATTGCGGATTGGATGAACAAAAGCGAGAAGTGCACATTGCGTTCGATGGTGATGTCGAAGCGATCGAACCACGTCGCTGCGTGCTACACATCCAGCTCGGACCCGGCGATGAAACCACGCTACACGCGACCGCAGAGTGCCGGACAGAAAAATCAGGGTATGTAAAAAAGCCAGAGATTCCTGCTCGAAACCATGCCGAAGCGGTCACCGGATGGACTAACCGACTTCGTGAAACCGAGGCCGAACGCGTTGAGATTTTTACGTCAAACGAAGAATTCAACGGGTGGCTCAACCGCAGCAATGCGGACCTCGACATGCTCGTCTCGGACACCATCTATGGTCGCTACCCATATGCCGGAGTCCCCTGGTTCGCAACGCCGTTTGGTCGCGATGGAATCATCACGGCGCTGGAAACGCTTTGGGTGCGTCCAAAGTTGGCTCGTGGCGTATTGAGTTTTCTAGCCGCGACGCAAGCCACCGACGTCGACCCTAGCATCGAATCCGAGCCAGGAAAGATCGTCCATGAGATGCGTGATGGAGAGATGGCCGCACTAGGCGAGGTTCCCTTTAAACGCTACTACGGAACGGTCGATGCTACGCCTCTGTTTGTCATCTTGGCGGGACAATACTACCGTCGTACCGGGGATCGCGAATTCATCGACTTTATCTGGAACAACATCCGACGGGCGGTGAATTGGATTGACGAATACGGCGACGTTGATGGCGATGGATTCGTCGAATACCAATCGCACAACGAACGTGGTTTGACACACCAATGCTGGAAAGATAGTAACGATTCCATCTTTCACAGCGATGGGCGAGACGCTAAAGGAGCAATCGCGGTCAGCGAAGTGCAAGGCTATGTTTATGAAGCCAAACTGCTAGCGGCTGAATTGGCGGATGTCCTGGGGGACCCTGGCTGGGCCAAAGAGCTTCGCGAACAAGCAGAACGGCTGAAACAGGAATTCAATGCCCGCTTTTGGGTTCCGTCGATCGGCACATTTGCGATCGCACTGGACGGCGACAAACAACCGTGCAAGGTGCGAAACAGTAACGCTGGGCATTTGCTGTTTAGTGGCATTGTCGATCCAAACCATGCCGCATCGGTTGCCGCGACGTTGATCGACGAACGAGCGTTCAATGGTTGGGGAATCCGCACCATCAGCGCGGGCGAAGTCCGATACAACCCCATGTCCTATCACAACGGTTCGATCTGGCCGCATGATACCGCGATGTGCGCCGCAGGCTTGGCTCGTTACGGGTTTCGCGACGAGTGCGCCCGAGTGATCGCGGGACTGTTTGATGCGTCGCTCTTCAATGACCTACATCGGTTACCCGAATTATTCTGCGGTTTCGATCGATTGCCCGGACACGCGCCGACGCTCTATCCGGTCGCCTGTTCGCCGCAAGCCTGGGCAACCGGCGCTGCATTCCTGTTGCTGCAAAGCATCCTCGGATTAACGTTCTCTCCGACCAAACCCCAAGTTCAATTTGAGAACCCACGGTTACCCGACTTTTTGAACTGGGTTCGAATTCAAAACTTGCGAGTCGGCGATGGGGTGATCGATCTTGCCTTCCATCGCCATCCTCGCGACGTCGGCATGAACGTCGAGCGTAAAGAAGGGGACGTGCAGATCGTCGTCATCGGGTAA
- a CDS encoding glycosyltransferase family 4 protein, translated as MRIAQVAPLIETVPPKTYGGTERVVHYLTEELVNQGHDVTLFASGDSLTNADHVAVVNESLRCSSVPRDPIIWHQRQLMEVLRMADKFDIIHFHTDFSHFSVMRYLDTPHVTTLHGRLDLPDFQVVFDEFPDMPVVSISDSQRAPIKNANWVGTVYNGTPGENYDYQPAPDPNEYFAFLGRFSPEKGPERAIEIAKRLGVKLKMAAKIDKVDEPYFMERIQPHLDHPLIEYIGEVNECGKNKLLGGAKALLFPIDWPEPFGLVMTESMACGTPVIAFRNGSVDEVMKHGVSGYIVESVDEAVEAARNIDKINRRACRIYFQNRFSVESMTKGYVSVYEQLIKPQESIRMPSRNAIVKTTEAAVSAG; from the coding sequence ATGAGAATCGCTCAGGTCGCCCCCTTGATTGAAACCGTACCTCCCAAAACGTACGGCGGTACCGAACGAGTCGTCCACTACTTGACCGAAGAACTCGTCAACCAAGGACATGACGTGACTCTCTTTGCCAGCGGAGACTCACTGACCAACGCGGACCATGTTGCCGTTGTCAACGAGTCGCTACGATGCAGCAGCGTGCCACGCGATCCGATCATTTGGCATCAGCGGCAATTGATGGAAGTGCTACGTATGGCGGATAAATTTGACATCATTCACTTCCACACCGATTTCAGTCACTTTAGCGTAATGCGTTACCTCGACACACCGCATGTGACAACGCTGCATGGGCGACTTGATCTCCCTGACTTTCAAGTCGTGTTTGACGAGTTTCCGGATATGCCTGTGGTCTCGATCAGCGATTCGCAGCGGGCGCCGATCAAAAACGCCAACTGGGTTGGAACCGTTTACAATGGCACGCCTGGCGAAAACTATGACTACCAACCCGCACCGGATCCGAATGAATACTTTGCCTTTCTCGGACGGTTCTCACCAGAAAAAGGCCCTGAACGTGCAATCGAAATCGCCAAACGACTCGGCGTCAAACTAAAGATGGCGGCGAAGATCGACAAAGTGGATGAACCGTATTTCATGGAGCGGATCCAACCCCATCTGGATCATCCATTGATCGAATACATTGGCGAAGTCAACGAGTGTGGAAAAAACAAATTGCTTGGCGGTGCCAAGGCATTGTTGTTTCCCATCGATTGGCCTGAGCCATTTGGGTTGGTGATGACCGAATCGATGGCCTGCGGAACTCCCGTGATCGCGTTTCGCAACGGAAGCGTTGACGAGGTGATGAAGCATGGTGTCAGCGGGTACATTGTCGAAAGTGTGGACGAGGCGGTCGAGGCAGCACGCAACATTGACAAAATCAACCGCCGTGCTTGTCGCATCTACTTCCAAAACCGTTTCTCGGTCGAATCGATGACCAAGGGTTACGTTAGCGTTTACGAACAACTGATCAAACCACAAGAATCGATTCGCATGCCTTCGCGAAACGCGATCGTGAAAACCACCGAGGCCGCGGTGTCAGCTGGCTAG
- a CDS encoding sigma 54-interacting transcriptional regulator → MSRILVVDDEPADLNLVRRALEKQDYDVATADCARDALRKLRRESVDVAVLDVMLPDEDGLDVLQKIREIDEHLPVVFVTSGGESSTAIRAMKLGALDYLLKPINVTELRSVVGRAVEIRRLTESPVEMNVDWRSSDIHSIIGRCPAMQEVYKSIGIVAGQDVTVLIRGESGTGKELVARALYQYSERVQGPFLAVNCAAIPEALLESELFGHEKGAFTGADRKRIGKFEQCRGGTLFLDEIGDMSPVLQSKLLRVLQEKQFERVGGNETIQADVRVIAATHRNLEQMVSDGEFRADLYYRLNGFSIRLPPLRDRGNDLDLLVEHFRRHASREFDKDVHVVSRDAMQVLRDYSWPGNIRELQNAIRQAILKTSGPALLPDFLPSFVFTRAKHAAEEQQTDTDPPHEVDSIDARVTTSANGEPAENAPVNIVTGIADSQLDFDSTHLYDDVIGAVEQQLVREVLKRTGGDKVEAARRLGINPALLRSQAALELLDLAALQHQEDDKPLIRPGMTLAEIETEAIHQALQQSGGCRKAAAKQLGISTRTMQRRVKELGI, encoded by the coding sequence ATGTCCCGAATCCTTGTCGTTGACGATGAACCGGCTGATCTAAATTTGGTTCGTCGTGCACTTGAAAAACAAGACTACGATGTCGCCACCGCCGACTGTGCAAGGGATGCACTGAGAAAACTTCGGCGAGAGTCGGTCGACGTCGCTGTGTTAGACGTAATGTTGCCTGATGAGGACGGATTGGATGTCCTGCAAAAGATTCGTGAGATCGACGAGCACTTGCCCGTGGTGTTTGTGACATCCGGTGGAGAGAGCAGCACTGCGATCCGAGCAATGAAGCTTGGCGCGTTGGACTATTTGCTAAAACCGATCAATGTCACCGAGCTTCGTAGCGTGGTGGGACGTGCGGTTGAAATCCGCAGGTTGACCGAATCGCCCGTCGAGATGAATGTCGACTGGCGATCAAGCGATATTCATTCGATCATTGGACGATGCCCCGCGATGCAGGAGGTTTACAAGTCGATTGGGATCGTCGCTGGCCAAGACGTAACCGTGCTTATCCGAGGTGAAAGCGGCACTGGGAAGGAGTTGGTGGCTAGAGCGTTGTACCAATACAGCGAGCGGGTGCAGGGACCGTTTCTCGCAGTAAACTGTGCCGCGATTCCCGAAGCGTTGCTAGAAAGCGAACTGTTTGGCCACGAAAAAGGGGCCTTCACCGGAGCGGACCGCAAACGAATCGGAAAGTTTGAACAATGCCGTGGTGGCACTTTGTTCTTGGATGAAATCGGGGATATGTCACCGGTATTGCAAAGCAAATTGCTACGCGTGCTGCAAGAAAAGCAGTTCGAGCGGGTTGGCGGCAACGAAACGATCCAAGCCGACGTGCGAGTCATCGCAGCGACGCATCGAAACTTGGAACAGATGGTCAGCGACGGCGAATTTCGAGCGGATTTGTACTATCGGCTGAATGGTTTCTCGATTCGTTTGCCGCCGCTCCGGGACCGCGGTAACGACCTTGATTTGTTGGTAGAGCATTTTCGACGTCATGCGAGCCGTGAATTCGATAAGGACGTTCATGTGGTGTCGCGTGACGCGATGCAAGTACTACGCGACTATTCATGGCCGGGCAACATCCGTGAGTTGCAGAATGCGATTCGTCAAGCAATTCTGAAGACTTCCGGACCGGCGTTGTTGCCCGACTTTTTGCCCTCGTTCGTCTTTACACGTGCCAAGCACGCAGCGGAAGAACAGCAAACAGATACAGATCCGCCGCATGAAGTCGACAGCATCGACGCCCGTGTGACCACGTCAGCGAATGGCGAGCCCGCCGAGAATGCCCCCGTTAACATCGTGACCGGTATTGCGGATAGCCAGCTCGATTTTGATTCGACTCATTTGTACGACGATGTGATCGGTGCGGTCGAACAACAGCTTGTTCGTGAGGTGCTCAAACGCACCGGGGGTGACAAGGTGGAAGCGGCACGACGATTGGGAATCAATCCCGCGTTGCTTCGCAGCCAAGCGGCGTTGGAACTGTTGGACCTAGCAGCATTGCAACATCAAGAGGACGACAAGCCACTGATCCGCCCCGGCATGACGCTGGCGGAAATTGAAACCGAAGCAATCCACCAGGCGTTGCAGCAGAGTGGCGGTTGTCGCAAAGCGGCCGCAAAACAATTAGGAATTAGCACTCGGACGATGCAACGCCGTGTCAAAGAGCTTGGGATCTAA